In a genomic window of Anoxybacter fermentans:
- a CDS encoding DUF4225 domain-containing protein yields MFDGTVILISGAGQVLTGIGLITAPEPTSITKYIGGYILIHGAFNVGQGLSTMGKAFSGGGEGFNLLREGYTKTFGLKGEIIYLTIDIGISLYRTVSAISEIREYYRLKKGGELIRNVRYGFKEKILPFPGSLISKGKLIFNFVGFTNDIPSYRGALRDLDYSIRNYLKEEKGD; encoded by the coding sequence TTGTTTGATGGAACTGTAATTTTAATTTCAGGAGCTGGTCAAGTTCTTACTGGAATTGGTTTAATTACAGCTCCTGAACCTACCTCAATTACAAAATATATTGGAGGGTATATTTTGATTCATGGCGCTTTTAATGTTGGACAGGGTTTATCAACAATGGGTAAAGCTTTTTCAGGTGGTGGAGAAGGATTTAATCTATTACGTGAAGGATATACGAAAACATTTGGTTTGAAAGGTGAAATTATCTATTTAACTATCGACATTGGTATAAGTCTTTACAGAACGGTATCAGCAATTTCTGAAATAAGAGAATATTATCGACTTAAAAAAGGTGGAGAGCTAATCAGGAACGTACGGTATGGATTTAAAGAAAAGATATTACCATTTCCAGGTAGCTTAATAAGTAAAGGAAAACTTATATTTAATTTTGTAGGGTTTACCAATGATATTCCTTCATATAGAGGAGCACTAAGAGATTTGGATTATAGTATTAGAAATTATTTAAAAGAAGAGAAAGGAGATTAA